A single Lolium perenne isolate Kyuss_39 chromosome 6, Kyuss_2.0, whole genome shotgun sequence DNA region contains:
- the LOC127309693 gene encoding protein GLUTAMINE DUMPER 6, whose translation MRNSAVDAMNGGGASSSPMVVPAYGTTGGVHPPPFWSTPTPYLFMGFAIVMSLIAVALAVLLCSRRKEGRRGEEEMIIPAGMMSVRVLAPLDRESPKVVVVMAGDDAPSFLASATPLAFAAKVQRPYCQCHGGPKLDVAAV comes from the coding sequence ATGAGGAACTCGGCAGTCGACGCGATGAACGGCGGCGGGGCTTCCTCGTCGCCGATGGTTGTGCCGGCGTACGGCACCACCGGTGGAGTCCATCCGCCGCCGTTCTGGTCGACGCCGACTCCGTACCTGTTCATGGGCTTCGCGATTGTGATGAGCCTCATCGCGGTGGCGCTGGCCGTGCTCCTCTGCTCCCGCCGAAAGGAGGGACGCCGCGGGGAGGAGGAGATGATCATCCCAGCGGGGATGATGTCCGTGCGCGTGCTAGCGCCGTTGGACAGGGAGTCGCCCAAGGTGGTAGTTGTGATGGCCGGCGATGACGCGCCGTCGTTCCTCGCCAGCGCAACGCCGCTCGCTTTCGCCGCCAAGGTGCAGCGGCCGTACTGCCAGTGCCACGGGGGGCCCAAGCTGGATGTCGCCGCCGTGTAG